Proteins found in one Siniperca chuatsi isolate FFG_IHB_CAS linkage group LG22, ASM2008510v1, whole genome shotgun sequence genomic segment:
- the chrnb1 gene encoding acetylcholine receptor subunit beta isoform X1: MKSLDLFLMACCLCLSLSTLGDASDVEKALTKKLFANYNLKVRPAASPEERVVVRVGMILSSFVGLNMKNEEMSTIVVMNLEWTDHRLSWKPKEHDGIEVLRIPSGKVWLPDIVLINNNDGVFDVALHVHVQAYSNGRVTWTPPALYCSSCGVKVTYFPFDWQNCTMQFRSYTYDSTEIDIQYALDSKGNEIREIQLDEAYSEGGEWQIRHKPSRKNLNDDLYEDMTFYLIIERKPLYYVLNIILPCILITIIAIFNFYLPPDAGEKMGLSINVLLTLTVFLLLLADKIPETSLGVPIIVNYIMFTMILVTFSVILSVVVLNLHHRSPNTHLMPMWVRKIFIHMLPPYLGMLRPKVETPLSLETMPRREKKIVAISKVADEYFIRKPDSSILFPKPNRFQPEGMCTDLRKFIDGPSSYLTLPDELKSAIEAITYIAEALQAEKDYEALKEDWQYVAMVVDRMFLWIFVVFTTVGTLAIFADASFNHTPTDPFKSP; this comes from the exons ATGCATCTGATGTGGAGAAGGCTCTGACGAAGAAGCTCTTTGCCAACTACAATCTTAAGGTGCGGCCAGCAGCCAGCCCTGAAGAAAGGGTGGTGGTTCGTGTGGGTATGATCCTCTCCTCCTTCGTTGGACTG AATatgaaaaatgaagaaatgagCACAATTGTTGTCATGAATCTG GAATGGACAGATCATCGGTTGTCATGGAAACCCAAGGAGCATGATGGGATAGAGGTGTTGCGTATCCCGTCTGGGAAGGTTTGGCTGCCTGACATTGTCCTCATCAATAA TAATGATGGGGTGTTTGATGTGGCCCTGCATGTCCATGTTCAGGCTTATAGCAATGGCAGAGTAACCTGGACTCCCCCTGCACTCTACTGCAGCTCTTGTGGAGTAAAG GTAACATATTTCCCATTTGACTGGCAGAACTGCACCATGCAGTTCCGCTCCTACACGTATGACTCGACCGAGATcgacatacagtatgcactgGACTCAAAAGGCAACGAGATCAGGGAGATCCAACTGGACGAAGCTTACAGTG AGGGAGGCGAGTGGCAAATCAGACACAAGCCGAGCAGGAAGAACCTAAATGACGATCTGTATGAGGACATGACCTTCTACCTGATCATCGAGAGGAAGCCTCTGTACTACGTCTTGAACATCATCCTCCCCTGCATCCTCATCACCATCATCGCCATCTTTAACTTCTACCTGCCACCTGATGCAG GCGAGAAGATGGGTCTGTCGATCAACGTGTTGCTCACCCTCACtgtgttcctgctgctgctggctgataAGATCCCAGAGACTTCACTGGGTGTCCCCATCATTGTCAACTACATCATGTTCACCATGATCCTGgtcacattttctgtcatcCTCAGTGTGGTCGTCCTCAATCTGCACCACCGCTCACCCAACACTCACCTGATGCCCATGTGGGTCCGCAAG ATCTTCATCCACATGCTGCCTCCTTACCTAGGCATGCTGCGACCAAAAGTAGAGACCCCCCTGTCCCTGGAGACCATGCCCCGCCGAGAGAAAAAGATTGTCGCCATCAGCAAGGTGGCTGATGAATACTTCATCCGCAAGCCCGACTCCTCCATCTTGTTCCCCAAGCCCAACAG GTTTCAGCCAGAGGGCATGTGTACAGATCTGAGAAAGTTCATTGACGGCCCTAGTAGCTACCTCACACTACCTGACGAGCTCAAGTCAGCCATAGAGGCCATCACATATATCGCTGAGGCTCTGCAGGCTGAGAAGGACTATGAAGCT CTGAAGGAGGACTGGCAGTACGTGGCCATGGTGGTGGACCGCATGTTCCTCTGGATCTTCGTCGTCTTCACCACTGTGGGCACCTTAGCCATCTTCGCCGATGCCAGCTTCAACCACACACCCACTGACCCCTTCAAATCCCCCTGA
- the chrnb1 gene encoding acetylcholine receptor subunit beta isoform X2, with protein MKNEEMSTIVVMNLEWTDHRLSWKPKEHDGIEVLRIPSGKVWLPDIVLINNNDGVFDVALHVHVQAYSNGRVTWTPPALYCSSCGVKVTYFPFDWQNCTMQFRSYTYDSTEIDIQYALDSKGNEIREIQLDEAYSEGGEWQIRHKPSRKNLNDDLYEDMTFYLIIERKPLYYVLNIILPCILITIIAIFNFYLPPDAGEKMGLSINVLLTLTVFLLLLADKIPETSLGVPIIVNYIMFTMILVTFSVILSVVVLNLHHRSPNTHLMPMWVRKIFIHMLPPYLGMLRPKVETPLSLETMPRREKKIVAISKVADEYFIRKPDSSILFPKPNRFQPEGMCTDLRKFIDGPSSYLTLPDELKSAIEAITYIAEALQAEKDYEALKEDWQYVAMVVDRMFLWIFVVFTTVGTLAIFADASFNHTPTDPFKSP; from the exons atgaaaaatgaagaaatgagCACAATTGTTGTCATGAATCTG GAATGGACAGATCATCGGTTGTCATGGAAACCCAAGGAGCATGATGGGATAGAGGTGTTGCGTATCCCGTCTGGGAAGGTTTGGCTGCCTGACATTGTCCTCATCAATAA TAATGATGGGGTGTTTGATGTGGCCCTGCATGTCCATGTTCAGGCTTATAGCAATGGCAGAGTAACCTGGACTCCCCCTGCACTCTACTGCAGCTCTTGTGGAGTAAAG GTAACATATTTCCCATTTGACTGGCAGAACTGCACCATGCAGTTCCGCTCCTACACGTATGACTCGACCGAGATcgacatacagtatgcactgGACTCAAAAGGCAACGAGATCAGGGAGATCCAACTGGACGAAGCTTACAGTG AGGGAGGCGAGTGGCAAATCAGACACAAGCCGAGCAGGAAGAACCTAAATGACGATCTGTATGAGGACATGACCTTCTACCTGATCATCGAGAGGAAGCCTCTGTACTACGTCTTGAACATCATCCTCCCCTGCATCCTCATCACCATCATCGCCATCTTTAACTTCTACCTGCCACCTGATGCAG GCGAGAAGATGGGTCTGTCGATCAACGTGTTGCTCACCCTCACtgtgttcctgctgctgctggctgataAGATCCCAGAGACTTCACTGGGTGTCCCCATCATTGTCAACTACATCATGTTCACCATGATCCTGgtcacattttctgtcatcCTCAGTGTGGTCGTCCTCAATCTGCACCACCGCTCACCCAACACTCACCTGATGCCCATGTGGGTCCGCAAG ATCTTCATCCACATGCTGCCTCCTTACCTAGGCATGCTGCGACCAAAAGTAGAGACCCCCCTGTCCCTGGAGACCATGCCCCGCCGAGAGAAAAAGATTGTCGCCATCAGCAAGGTGGCTGATGAATACTTCATCCGCAAGCCCGACTCCTCCATCTTGTTCCCCAAGCCCAACAG GTTTCAGCCAGAGGGCATGTGTACAGATCTGAGAAAGTTCATTGACGGCCCTAGTAGCTACCTCACACTACCTGACGAGCTCAAGTCAGCCATAGAGGCCATCACATATATCGCTGAGGCTCTGCAGGCTGAGAAGGACTATGAAGCT CTGAAGGAGGACTGGCAGTACGTGGCCATGGTGGTGGACCGCATGTTCCTCTGGATCTTCGTCGTCTTCACCACTGTGGGCACCTTAGCCATCTTCGCCGATGCCAGCTTCAACCACACACCCACTGACCCCTTCAAATCCCCCTGA